One region of Purpureocillium takamizusanense chromosome 4, complete sequence genomic DNA includes:
- a CDS encoding Nitronate monooxygenase (COG:E~EggNog:ENOG503P4YU): MAPSGPISTPFTRLMGIRHPVVLAGMARTSGGELAAAVSNAGGLGVIGGFQYTPDQLREIVAELKENLKSPDLPFGVDLALPQIGGNARKTNHDYTGGKLDELIDITIESGARLFVCAVGVCPKPVTERLHKHGILVMNMVGHPKHAVKALDAGVDMVCAQGTEGGGHTGDVANSVLIPAVVDVARRYKPPMLKGSTALVLAAGGIHNGRGLASSLMQGATGVWVGTRFVASAEANCSNEHKQAVVECGHGETERSLVLSGRPIRLRPNDYIRRWHDTPELIRELCDKGIVPIEHDLEKGADDIDLPHIMGQVAGSITKIQPAREIVDEMVAEAVDTLKQGYTYLTNKSKL; the protein is encoded by the coding sequence ATGGCACCCTCCGGCCCCATCTCGACGCCCTTCACGCGGCTTATGGGCATCAGGCACCCGGTCGTGCTCGCCGGCATGGCGCGCacgtcgggcggcgagctcgcggcggccgtgtccaacgcgggcgggctcggcgtcatcggcgggTTCCAGTACACTCCCGACCAGCTGCGCGAGATCGTGGCGGAGCTCAAAGAGAACCTCAAGAGTCCGGACCTGCCGTTCGGCGTGGATCTGGCCCTACCGCAGATTGGCGGCAACGCGCGCAAGACCAACCACGACTACACGGgcggcaagctcgacgagctcatcGACATCACCATTGAGAGCGGCGCACGGCTCTTCGtgtgcgccgtcggcgtgtGCCCCAAGCCCGTCACCGAGCGCCTGCACAAgcacggcatcctcgtcatgAACATGGTCGGCCACCCCAAGCACGCCgtcaaggcgctcgacgcgggcgtcgacatgGTCTGCGCGCAGggcaccgagggcggcggccacacGGGCGACGTGGCCAACTCGGTCCTCAtcccggccgtcgtcgacgtggcgcGCCGGTATAAGCCTCCCATGCTCaagggctcgacggcgctggtgctggccgccggcggcatccacAACGGGCGCGGGCTCGCCAGCTCGCTCATGCAGGGCGCGACAGGCGTCTGGGTGGGCACCCGCttcgtcgcctcggccgaggccaacTGCAGCAACGAGCACaagcaggccgtcgtcgagtgcggccacggcgagacggagcgcagcctcgtcctcAGCGGGCGGCCcatccgcctccgccccaATGACTACATCCGCCGCTGGCACGACACGCCCGAGCTCATCCGCGAGCTCTGCGACAAGGGCATCGTCCCCATCGAGCACGACTTGGAGAAGGGCGCCGATGACATTGACCTGCCCCACATCATGGGCCAGGTCGCCGGCTCCATCACAAAGATCCAGCCCGCGCGTGAGATTGTCGACGAGATGGTGGCCGAGGCAGTCGACACGCTCAAGCAGGGATATACGTACCTGACAAACAAGAGCAAGTTGtga
- a CDS encoding uncharacterized protein (COG:S~EggNog:ENOG503P58P), with product MKSKNMVLAFGGVIAAAAAWTIWGGDMFPREPDPKGDPETWTREEMRRWLAARNLFPHKDDTREELLARVLANMRAPRR from the exons ATGAAGTCCAAG AACATGGTTCTAG CTTTTGGTGGagtcatcgccgccgccgcagcttgGACAATATGGGGAGGTGACATGTTCCCACGGGAGCCGGATCCAAAAGGAGACCCGGAGACCTGGACACGAGAGGAGATGAGACGGTGGCTGGCAGCA CGTAACCTATTCCCGCACAAGGACGACACAAGAGAGGAGCTTCTGGCACGAGTTTTGGCCAACATGAGGGCACCGAGGAGGTAA
- a CDS encoding uncharacterized protein (COG:C~EggNog:ENOG503NV7Z) — protein MSGSDNSTSSSDGGAMMDAHNAAVARIAAQVQSFHAQQKAFRIYHGSTNSTRHSPRRADNTIDTSRLDRVLRVDTATRTALVEPNVPMDALVAATLPHGLVPPVVMELPGITVGGGFSGTSGESSSFRHGAFDATVRSIEMVTPDGTVARASKTERQDLFWGAASAFGTLGVVTLLEVELRPACRYVRLTYSLARGGAAETVRVMGEACAREDVDYVDGIAFNADETVVCVGRLTDEVHREEDGGTTKIRRFTRRHDPWFYIRARVVLETLRKKEKEQQKQQQQQSPPPETAVVVVDTIPLQDYLFRYDRGGFWVARYAFRYFLTPFNRATRFLLDRYMHARVMYRALHKSGLGDYYMVQDVGVPYDRAAEFQEWLDGALAIYPLWLCPLRVRREGGDSAAHGLHAEFADPARAADLMNFGVWGPLSSGGGTKATQRWGGGGIEHRRSVVRQNRALEQKVHELGGKKWLYAHAYYTEEEFWAHYDRGSYDALRERYGAGYLPSVYDKVRVDVDAEEAAVNATWRTRAKARVKGVWPLRGLYGFAAAAVGAEYLLQKGEKTKTTKKDTKTEAKRKEEKEGEKGNEEGKGHDGDINKVKAPTQATAGEGQRSEQEPVGEKKE, from the coding sequence atgagcggcagcgacaacagcaccagcagcagcgacggcggcgccatgatggACGCGCACAACGCAGCCGtcgcgcgcatcgccgcgcaGGTCCAGTCCTTCCACGCGCAGCAAAAGGCCTTCCGCATCTACCACGGCTCGACCAACAGCACGCGGCACTCCCCCCGTCGCGCCGACAACACCATCGACACGAGCCGGCTCGACCGGGTGCTGCGCGTCGACACCGCAACGcgcaccgccctcgtcgagcccaACGTGCCCAtggacgcgctcgtcgccgccacgctccCGCACGGGCTCGTCccccccgtcgtcatggagcTGCCCGGCATCACCGTCGGGGGCGGCTTCTCCGGCACGTCCGGCGAGAGCAGCTCCTTTCGCCACGGCGCCTTTGACGCGACGGTGCGCTCCATCGAGATGGTGACGcccgacggcaccgtcgcgcgcgccagcaAGACGGAGCGGCAGGACCTGTTCTGgggcgcggcctcggcgtttggcaccctcggcgtcgtgacgctgctcgaggtcgagctgcGCCCCGCGTGCAGGTATGTTCGCTTGACGTACTCGctggctcgcggcggcgcggccgagacggtgcGCGTCATGGGTGAGGCGTGCGCGCGGGAGGATGTCGACTACGTGGATGGCATCGCGTTCAATGCGGACGAGACGGTCGTGTGCGTGGGACGCCTCACCGACGAGGTGCATCgcgaggaggatggcggTACGACCAAGATTCGGCGGTTCACGCGCCGGCACGACCCGTGGTTTTATatccgcgcgcgcgtcgtgctCGAGACGCTCCGcaagaaggaaaaggagcagcagaagcagcagcagcagcagtcgccgccgccagaaactgccgtcgtcgtcgtcgacaccatcCCGCTCCAAGACTACCTCTTCCGCTAcgaccgcggcggcttctGGGTCGCCCGCTACGCCTTCCGCTACTTCCTCACGCCCTTCAACCGCGCGACGCGCTTCCTGCTGGACCGCTACATGCACGCGCGCGTCATGTACCGCGCGCTGCACAAgagcggcctcggcgactaCTACATGGTCCAGGACGTGGGCGTGCCGtacgaccgcgccgccgagttcCAGGagtggctcgacggcgccctcgccatctaCCCGCTCTGGCTGTGCCCCCTGCGcgtccgccgcgagggcggcgactcggccgcccacggcctgCACGCCGAATTCGCCGacccggcgcgcgcggccgacCTCATGAACTTTGGCGTCTGGGGGCCTCTgagcagtggcggcggcaccaaaGCCACGCAGCGCTGGGGAGGCGGTGGCATCGAGCATCGCCGCTCCGTCGTGCGCCAGAaccgcgccctcgagcaaAAGGTgcacgagctcggcggcaagaagtGGCTCTACGCGCACGCCTACTACACCGAGGAGGAGTTCTGGGCGCACTACGACCGCGGCTCGtacgacgcgctgcgcgagcgctACGGCGCGGGCTACCTGCCGAGCGTGTACGACAAGgtgcgcgtcgacgtcgacgccgaggaggcggccgtcaACGCCACCTGGCGGACGCGCGCCAAGGCCCGGGTCAAGGGCGTGTGGCCGCTGCGCGGGCTGTACGGcttcgcggccgcggcggtgggcgccGAGTACCTGCTGCAGAAGGGcgagaagacgaagacgacgaagaaggaCACGAAGACGGAGGCGAAGAGGaaggaggaaaaggagggggagaaggggaatGAGGAGGGGAAAGGGCATGATGGCGACATTAACAAGGTAAAGGCGCCGacgcaggcgacggcgggcgaggggcagAGGAGCGAGCAAGAGCCGGtgggggagaagaaggagtAG
- the RPL38 gene encoding 60S ribosomal protein L38 (EggNog:ENOG503P6UD~COG:J~BUSCO:EOG09265OQH), with protein sequence MPKEVADIKKFIEICRRKDASSARIKKNKKANNVKFKVRCQKHLYTLVLKDTEKAEKLKQSLPPNLHIADVSAKKN encoded by the exons ATGCCTAAGGAGGTCGCTGATATCAAGAAG TTCATCGAGATCTGCCGTCGGAAGGACGCTTCCT CCGCGCGGAtcaagaagaacaagaaggcCAACAACGTCAAGTTCAAGGTCCGCTGCCAGAAGCACCTGTACACCCTGGTGCTCAAGGACACCGAGAAGGCCGAGAAGTTGAAGCAGAGCCTGCCTCCCA ACCTGCACATCGCCGACGTCTCCGCCAAGAAGAACTAG
- a CDS encoding uncharacterized protein (TransMembrane:1 (o79-96i)~EggNog:ENOG503PWQS): MPFPRAFSGSLPRAAAAGRRTTAPPGGRPVLSPATAAPTGPHPHQAQQVRGVKDDLGGPGGQQPPPQKPSGTDALRRNWVPFGGAALLLLGAYAYLTGGGPTDKPSGMPALPPETETAVGVGGVGGVGREVSPAAVEEAAGRLAKRLEDKESATLARLSGRRKSEFGSFRSE; this comes from the exons ATGCCCTTCCCTAGAGCATTCAGCGGCAGTTTgccccgcgctgccgccgccgggcgccgcACCACGGCCCCacccggcggccggcccgtGCTGtcaccggcgacggcggcgccgactggGCCGCATCCTCACCAGGCTCAGCAGGTCCGCGGCGTAAAGGACGACctcggcgggccgggcggaCAGCAGCCCCCGCCGCAGAAGCCCAGCGGGACCGATGCGCTTCGCAGGAACTG GGTCCCCttcggaggcgccgccctcctcctcctcggcgcctaCGCCTAcctcaccggcggcggccccaccGACAAGCCCTCCGGCAtgcccgccctgccgcccgagacggagacggccgtgggcgtcggcggcgtcggcggcgtcggcagggAGGTCAGCCCCGccgcggtggaggaggccgccggcaGGCTGGCCAAGAggctcgaggacaaggagtcggcgacgctggcgcggcTGAGCGGCCGCAGGAAGTCTGAGTTTGGGTCTTTTCGGTctgagtga
- a CDS encoding uncharacterized protein (EggNog:ENOG503PG7A): MPVTELAILKLRGGHDQLEFLETLMEVQELQDEWIHENKPCHLEPNANLSSMYVEEADPPSLLITAPWDSPEAHGEWIQSRENQDCNGKLSQYIRPGCDSVLMFHMDAAGAGAGDGDGDGRGGAAAAGDGSDGSGCHKNTAARSRQMRRPFENQRSFNVCRLSVDPAKRDALEDAYRRLEDQSRPAPGAEPKVWGGWRIEKSGDNEDLVVFWSDEVPNERLEPLMSFTDDIIRRRFTHVV, from the coding sequence atgcccgTCACGGagctcgccatcctcaagcTGAGGGGCGGCCACGACCAGCTCGAGTTCCTCGAGACCCTCATGGAGGtgcaggagctgcaggacgAGTGGATACACGAGAACAAGCCGTGCCACCTCGAGCCCAACGCCAACCTCAGCAGCATGtacgtcgaggaggccgacccCCCCTCGCTGCTCATCACCGCCCCCTGGGACTCGCCCGAGGCGCACGGCGAGTGGATCCAGAGTCGCGAGAACCAGGACTGCAACGGCAAGCTCTCCCAGTACATCCGCCCGGGCTGCGACTCGGTCCTCATGTTCCACatggacgccgccggtgccggtgctggtgatggtgatggtgatggtcgtggtggtgccgctgctgctggtgacggTAGCGACGGCAGTGGCTGTCACAAAAACaccgccgcgcgcagcaggcagATGCGCAGGCCCTTTGAGAACCAGCGCAGCTTCAACGTCTGCCGCCTCAgcgtcgacccggccaagCGCGACGCCCTGGAGGACGCctaccgccgcctcgaggaccagtcgcgcccggcgcccggcGCGGAGCCCAAGGTCTGGGGTGGCTGGCGGATCGAGAAGTCGGGCGACAACGAGGACCTGGTCGTCTTCTGGAGCGACGAAGTCCCCAACGAACGACTCGAGCCGCTCATGAGCTTCACCGACGACATTATCCGTCGCCGCTTCACGCACGTCGTGTAg
- the ERG12 gene encoding Mevalonate kinase (TransMembrane:2 (i166-186o192-212i)~COG:I~EggNog:ENOG503NWCI), with product MSVTDPDMLNGAADARGSSNGTSYVNGNGPLSHRLKMDRKQSSPMAPPFMVSAPGKVIVFGEHSVVHGKTAIAAAISLRSYLHVTTLSKSKRTVSLRFPDIDLIHTWNIDDLPWNVFQSPSKKKSYYSLVTELDPELVSVLQPHIDVVGTDQPDETRKVQRNSAFAFLYLFLSLASPAFPGCLYTLRSTIPVSAGLGSSASVSVCLSVALLIQLRTLSGPHPDQPHEEARLQVERINRWAFVAEMCIHGNPSGVDNTVATQGKAVVFRRTDYTGPPSVRPLWDFPELSLLLVDTRQPKSTEHEVAKVAKLKDTHPKLVGTILDAMDKLTGSAAELIEHEDFDEEEEESLRRVGELMTINHGLLVSLGVSHPRLERVRELVDHQGIGWTKLTGAGGGGCSITLMRPGVSKEKLRKLEQQLEDENYQRFETILGGDGVGVLWPAVLKNGTEEDQEGGMEIDVEKFLNAEGTKGVESLVGVHGDGGEREGWKFWRVENR from the exons ATGTCCGTCACGGACCCCGACATGctcaacggcgccgccgacgctcgCGGTTCCAGCAATGGGACGTCCTATGTGAACGGCAACGGGCCCCTTTCCCATCGCCTCAAGATGGACCGCAAGCAGTCGAGCCCCATGGCACCGCCCTTCATGGTGTCTGCGCCGGGCAAGGTCATTGTCTTTGGCGAGCACTCAGTCGTACACGGCAAG accgccattgccgccgccatctccctCCGCTCCTATCTCCACGTCACGACCCTCTCCAAGTCGAAGCGGACGGTCTCGCTGCGGTTCCCCGACATCGACCTCATCCACACGTGGAACATTGACGACCTGCCCTGGAATGTCTTCCAGAGCCCctccaagaagaagtcgtACTACTCCCTCGTCACCGAGCTCGACCCCGAACTCGTCTCCGTCTTGCAGCCGCACATTGACGTCGTGGGCACCGACCAGCCCGACGAGACGCGCAAAGTCCAGCGCAACTCGGCCTTTGCCTTCCTCTACCTCTTCCTCTCGCTCGCATCGCCGGCCTTTCCCGGGTGCCTGTACACGCTTCGATCCACCATACCAGTcagcgccggcctcggcagcagcgcgtctgTGTCCGTCTGCCTGTCCGTCGCACTGCTCATCCAGCTGCGGACACTGTCTGGGCCGCACCCCGACCAGCCGCACGAGGAGGCACGGCTGCAGGTTGAGCGCATCAACAGGTGGGCCTTTGTCGCCGAGATGTGCATCCACGGCAACCCCTCGGGCGTGGACAACACCGTGGCCACCcagggcaaggccgtcgtcttccGCCGCACAGACTACACCgggccgccgtcggtgcGCCCGCTGTGGGACTTTCCGGAGCTCTCCCTCCTGCTGGTGGACACTCGGCAGCCCAAGTCGACCGAGCACGAGGTCGCAAAGGtcgccaagctcaaggacacGCACCCCAAGCTGGTGGGGACCATCTTGGACGCCATGGACAAGCTCACCGGGAGCGCggccgagctcatcgagcACGAAGACTttgatgaggaggaggaagagtcGCTGCGGAGGGTGGGCGAGCTGATGACCATCAATCACGGCTTGTTGGTTTCACTGGGCGTGTCGCATCCGCGCCTCGAGAGGGTGAgggagctcgtcgaccaccAGGGCATCGGCTGGACCAAGCTCACGggtgccggcggtggtgggtgctCCATCACCCTCATGCGACCGGGCGTGtccaaggagaagctgcgcaagcttgagcagcagctggaggaCGAAAACTACCAAAGGTTCGAGACGatcctgggcggcgacggtgtcgGCGTGCTCTGGCCGGCGGTACTCAAGAACGGCACCGAGGAGGACCAAGAGGGTGGCATGGAGATTGACGTGGAAAAGTTCCTCAACGCCGAGGGGACTAAGGGCGTCGAGAGCCTGGTCGGCgtgcatggcgacggcggcgagcgcgagggctGGAAGTTTTGGCGCGTCGAGAACCGGTAA
- the HAS1 gene encoding RNA helicase (EggNog:ENOG503NUXT~COG:A~BUSCO:EOG09261F73) yields MGDLAATKKRKRNGVDAAADAAAAATKKSKKLKAPPSKKPEPEEEPEDEEEEEDEDEEEEEDDSAEAADSSKDDEDGSEASDEEEGSDLKNDGVVPAVATPLVPLPNDSQTFDELKLSDKTMKAIGEMGFTKMTTIQRSAIPPLLAGKDVLGAAKTGSGKTLAFLIPAIEILSALRFKPRNGTGVIVVSPTRELALQIFGVARELMKHHSQTYGIVIGGANRKAEAEKLSKGVNLLIATPGRLLDHLLNTPFVFKNLKSLVIDEADRILEVGFEDEIRQIVKVLKNDDRQTMLFSATQTTKVEDLARISLRPGPLYINVDEEKQYSTVEGLEQGYVLCEADKRFILLFSFLQRMQAKKKKVIVFFSSCNSVKYYAELLNYIDCPVLDLHGKQKQQKRTNTFFEFSNASHGVLICTDVAARGLDIPAVDFIVQFDPPDNTRDYIHRVGRTARGADGKGRSLMFLQPNEVGFLSHLKAARVPVVEFDFPTKKILNVQSQLEKLIGKNYYLQQSAKEAFKSYLHAYASHSLRSVYDVNKLDLAKVAKSFGFTTPPRVDITLGQSMSRDRVQGRRSYGSQPRQATRGGRR; encoded by the exons ATGGGagacctcgccgccaccaagaagcgcaagcgcaaTGGCgtggacgctgccgccgacgccgccgccgcggccaccaagAAGTCGAAGAAGCTGAAGGCGCCTCCGTCCAAgaagcccgagcccgaggaggagcccgaggatgaggaagaggaggaagatgaggatgaagaagaggaggaagacgacagcgccgaggctgccgacagcagcaaagacgacgaggacgggtCGGAGGcgtccgacgaggaggaaggcAGCGACCTCAAGAACGATGGCGTCGTTCCCGCAGTTGCGACCCCGCTGGTGCCTCTCCCCAACGACTCTCAGACCTTTGACGAGTTGAAACTCTCCGACAAGACGATGAAGGCGATTGGCGAAATGGGGTTCACCAAGATGACCACCATTCAGCGCAGC GCCATTCCTCCTCTGCTCGCCGGCAAGGACGTgctcggcgcggccaagacgggctCCGGCAAGACGCTCGCCTTCCTGATCCCCGCCATCGAGATCCTCAGCGCCCTGCGGTTCAAGCCGCGCAACGGCacgggcgtcatcgtcgtctccccgACCCGCGAGCTCGCGCTGCAAATTtttggcgtcgcccgcgagctcATGAAGCACCACTCGCAGACgtacggcatcgtcatcggcggcgccaaccgcaaggccgaggcggagaagcTGTCCAAGGGCGTCAACCTGCTCATCGCCacgcccggccgcctcctcgaccacCTCCTCAATACCCCGTTCGTTTTTAAGAACCTCAAGtccctcgtcatcgacgaggccgaccgGATATTGGAAGTCGGTTTCGAGGACGAGATTCGGCAGATTGTCAAGGTCCTCAAGAACGACGACCGTCAGACGATGCTGTTTTCGGCCACGCAGACGACCAAAGTTG AGGACCTTGCGAGGATCTCGCTGCGACCCGGCCCCCTGTACATCAacgtggacgaggagaagcagTACAGcaccgtcgagggcctcgagcaAGGCTACGTGCTGTGCGAGGCCGACAAGCGCTTcatcctcctcttctccttcttgcaGCGGAtgcaggccaagaagaaaaaggtgATTGTCTTCTTCAGCAGCTGCAACTCGGTCAAATACTacgccgagctgctcaacTACATCGACTGCCCCGTGCTGGACCTGCACGgcaagcagaagcagcagaagcgCACAAACACCTTTTTCGAGTTTAGCAACGCGTCGCACGGCGTCTTGATTTGCACAGACGTGGCCGCCCGTGGTCTCGAC ATTCCGGCTGTCGACTTCATCGTGCAGTTCGACCCGCCGGACAACACGCGCGACTATATCCACCGCGTCGGACGAACGGCgcgaggcgccgacggcaagggccgcaGCCTCATGTTCCTGCAGCCCAACGAGGTCGGATTCCTGTCGCACCtcaaggcggcgcgggtgccgGTGGTGGAGTTTGACTTTCCGACCAAGAAGATCCTCAACGTGCAGTCgcagctggagaagctgatTGGCAAAAACTACTACCTGCAGCAGAGCGCCAAGGAGGCGTTCAAGTCGTACCTGCACGCGTACGCCAGCCACAGCCTGCGGTCCGTCTACGACGTCAACAAGCTGGACCTGGCCAAGGTGGCCAAGAGCTTCGGCttcacgacgccgccgcgcgtggACATTACTCTGGGGCAGTCGATGAGCCGGGACAGGGTGCAGGGCAGGAGGTCGTACGGGAGCCAGCCTCGCCAGGCCacgaggggcgggcggaggtga
- a CDS encoding uncharacterized protein (TransMembrane:4 (i31-52o64-85i126-145o151-173i)), whose amino-acid sequence MSDASSAAPLIDNAMGNHPKQPPSRLTTTSIAALSAIKIALGASSILAPRLAYSLFLFELKPNAVVVARLFGSSCAALGAATWALNRRVSRTTAAAADGSSPSGGGGGGGRNLELEAERRADLKKVVAFNLAADSLDVVSCAVGYSAGMYGLGALGMLGGGCAALALLGAVGLSGL is encoded by the coding sequence ATGTCTgacgccagcagcgccgctCCCCTCATCGACAACGCCATGGGCAACCATCCGAAGCAACCGCCCTcgcgcctcaccaccacatccatcgccgccctctccgccatCAAAATCGCCCTCGGCGCATCCTCCATCCTCGCCCCACGCCTCGCCTAcagcctcttcctcttcgagCTCAAGCCCaacgccgttgtcgtcgcgcgcctcttcggctccagctgcgcggccctcggcgccgcgaccTGGGCTCTCAACCGCCGCGTATCtcgcaccaccgccgccgccgccgacggctctTCCCCgagcggtggcggtggtggtggcggtcgcaacctcgagctcgaggcggagcgccgcgccgacctCAAAAAGGTGGTCGCCTTCAACCTGGCCGCCGATTCACTGGACGTGGTGAGCTGTGCCGTCGGGTACTCGGCGGGCATGTACGGCCTGGGCGCCCTTGGCATGCTGGGCGGAGGATGtgcggccctcgcgctcctgGGAGCTGTGGGTTTGAGCGGCCTTTAG
- a CDS encoding uncharacterized protein (EggNog:ENOG503NZH0) has product MAFLEDPRLRQRWNQIAHDAEAVTENAAAGIWSFQHNYINPCFGSIADSIEQCTTVCLGDPDERLRRRRERERAHGVAEYSFDFYDDWYEEENGAGGGGGGLLGSWGGEDWDRLLAGTGSARKHAGGETAEQPRRKRGMSYGTRGPRRKSSEPDPTIIPSTQPIGFLSKLPWKMGGTLRYKPSAADLQEHPGKHDQGHGLAETEPLLGPDTDSNDPPLRVMRQRSGTTGSGDTSDSYRSRGDLFPSDGEGDEDAVPLDDEVTYDMIRKDDRSSGKTSRTRSSKGKRPANGLATRTVSRTTLGSSMSGESPELDRTMRSLPATPDAERVLSLEDLEREEELLRQEEEEEVARRKEAATQLAARMGLGNDAGTHPRSGTNASSSEGGFDPGPESEPIAHEQDTNGQGSGDRGHRKPEDDPPTPAGDGVGRRQGGETKGTRELDFHAARLPNFG; this is encoded by the coding sequence atggcgTTCCTCGAGGACCCTCGGCTCCGGCAGCGATGGAACCAAATCGctcacgacgccgaggccgtgacggagaacgccgccgccggcatctgGTCCTTCCAGCACAACTACATCAACCCTTGCTTCGGCTCCATCGCCGACTCCATCGAGCAGTGCACGACGGTATGCCTCGGCGACCCCGATGAGCgactgcgccggcggcgcgaacGCGAACGAGCGCATGGTGTGGCCGAGTACAGCTTCGACTTCTACGACGACTGgtacgaggaggagaacggcgctggtggcgggggcggaggcCTGCTCGGCagctggggcggcgaggactgggaccgcctcctcgcgggCACCGGGAGCGCGCGCAAGCACGCTGGCGGCGAAACAGCCGAGCAACCGCGTAGGAAACGGGGCATGAGCTACGGCACCAGAGGGCCCCGGAGGAAGTCGAGCGAGCCGGACCCGACCATCATCCCTAGCACCCAGCCCATCGGCTTCCTCAGCAAGCTGCCGTGGAAGATGGGCGGCACCCTGCGGTACAagccgagcgccgccgacctgcagGAGCATCCCGGGAAGCACGATCAGGGGCATGGGCTCGCAGAGACGGAGCCCCTACTGGGGCCGGACACTGACTCGAATGATCCCCCGCTACGCGTAATGCGCCAGCGTAGCGGGACGACGGGCTCCGGGGACACATCTGATTCATACCGCTCCCGCGGCGACCTGTTCCCGAgcgacggcgaaggcgacgaagacgccgtcCCCCTAGACGACGAAGTGACCTACGACATGATACGAAAGGACGACAGGAGCAGTGGCAAGACGTCACGGACGCGTAGCAGCAAGGGCAAGCGGCCAGCAAATGGGCtcgcgacgaggacggtgTCGAGGACCACGCTGGGCTCCAGCATGTCGGGCGAGTCACCCGAGCTGGACCGCACCATGAGATCCctgcccgccacgcccgacgccgagcgcgtACTGTCTCTGGAAGACCTGGAGCGGGAAGaagagctgctgcggcaggaagaagaagaggaggtgGCGAGAAGAAAGGAAGCGGCAACGCAACTGGCGGCTCGGATGGGGCTGGGGAACGACGCCGGAACCCATCCTAGGTCCGGAACAAATGCGAGCTCCTCCGAAGGAGGCTTTGACCCCGGCCCCGAGTCCGAGCCTATTGCACACGAGCAGGACACCAACGGGCAAGGCTCGGGAGACCGGGGGCACAGGAAACCGGAGGATGACCCCCCTACACCAGCAGGAGATGGTGTcggacggcggcaaggtggAGAGACGAAAGGTACACGGGAGCTGGACTTTCATGCCGCGCGTCTGCCTAACTTTGGGTGA